In the Thermosipho japonicus genome, one interval contains:
- the tsf gene encoding translation elongation factor Ts: protein MIDAKLVKELRDRTGAGMMDCKKALEEANGDMEQAIEILRKKGIAKAAKKASRETGDGIIAAYVHFNKRIGVLVELNCETDFVARTEDFQELGNKIAMHIAAMSPRWVRREDVPQEVIEKEKEIYRDQLKDSGKPEHVIEKIVEGKLNKFFEENCLYEQKFAFDEDKTVEELIKESIAKIGENIRVSRFVKYTVGE, encoded by the coding sequence ATGATTGATGCAAAACTTGTTAAGGAATTAAGAGATAGAACAGGTGCTGGAATGATGGATTGTAAAAAGGCACTTGAAGAAGCAAATGGAGATATGGAACAAGCTATTGAAATTTTAAGAAAGAAAGGTATTGCAAAGGCAGCAAAAAAAGCTTCAAGAGAAACTGGTGATGGAATTATCGCAGCTTACGTTCACTTTAACAAAAGAATTGGTGTCTTAGTTGAATTAAATTGTGAAACAGATTTTGTTGCAAGAACAGAAGACTTCCAAGAATTAGGTAACAAAATTGCAATGCACATTGCAGCAATGTCACCAAGGTGGGTAAGAAGAGAAGATGTCCCACAAGAAGTTATTGAAAAAGAAAAAGAAATCTATAGGGACCAATTAAAAGATTCTGGAAAACCAGAACATGTTATAGAAAAAATTGTAGAAGGAAAATTAAACAAATTCTTTGAAGAAAATTGTTTGTATGAACAAAAATTTGCATTTGATGAAGATAAGACAGTTGAAGAATTAATTAAAGAATCTATTGCAAAGATAGGAGAAAACATCAGAGTTTCAAGATTTGTAAAATATACAGTTGGTGAGTAA
- a CDS encoding PHP domain-containing protein: MIDYHIHSNFSPDSNSNVEDIVKYAKEKNLKVIITDHYEAVEKDHNFKFDIESYKETMKKYGLLVGVEFGWDGKSKIDIDLKEFDFVILSYHAYKDYSDIQLMYENYLKNLYNIIEVINDFHVLGHLDFPRRFVENNEPFSKKLYPLISEIFKKIIKEGKILEVNTSAIYRYGEPNPSYDILKLYRDLGGKYVTIGSDAHRLEDVGRGIYDTLGNLKDLGFEYIMVLNDGKWDMEKIV, encoded by the coding sequence ATGATTGATTATCATATACACAGTAATTTTTCTCCTGATTCAAATTCAAATGTGGAAGATATTGTAAAATATGCAAAGGAAAAGAATTTGAAGGTTATAATTACGGATCATTACGAGGCAGTTGAAAAGGATCATAACTTTAAATTTGATATAGAAAGCTATAAAGAAACAATGAAAAAATATGGACTTTTAGTTGGAGTAGAGTTTGGATGGGATGGTAAATCAAAAATTGACATAGATTTAAAAGAATTTGATTTTGTTATATTATCATACCATGCATATAAGGACTATAGCGATATCCAATTGATGTATGAAAATTATTTGAAGAATTTGTATAATATAATCGAAGTTATCAATGATTTTCATGTATTAGGTCATCTTGATTTTCCAAGAAGATTTGTAGAAAATAATGAGCCATTTTCAAAAAAGTTATATCCATTGATCTCGGAAATTTTTAAGAAAATTATTAAGGAAGGAAAGATATTGGAAGTTAATACTTCTGCAATATACAGATACGGTGAACCAAACCCTTCGTATGATATTTTAAAGCTTTATAGAGACCTTGGTGGAAAATATGTTACAATAGGTTCTGATGCTCACAGATTGGAAGATGTAGGAAGAGGTATTTATGATACTTTAGGTAATTTGAAAGATTTGGGTTTTGAATATATAATGGTATTAAATGATGGAAAATGGGATATGGAGAAAATTGTCTAA